In Tribolium castaneum strain GA2 chromosome 4, icTriCast1.1, whole genome shotgun sequence, one DNA window encodes the following:
- the Vps60 gene encoding charged multivesicular body protein 5 produces MNRLFGRGKPKEPGPSIADCIAGVDQRAESVEKKIQTLENDLRKFRDQMSKMREGPGKNAIKAKALRILKQKKMYEQQLDNLRGQSFNMEQANYAHQALKDTHTTVVAMKDGMKQMKKEFKKINIDDIDDVQDELADLMEQADEVQEALGRSYNTPELDEDDLAAELEALGDEIALDDDTSYLDDVIKAPEAPKDKPESEKDKNKDGIPVDEFGLPQIPSHTN; encoded by the exons atgaACCGATTATTCGGCAGAGGTAAACCGAAAGAGCCAGGCCCTAGCATAGCAGACTGCATTGCAGGG GTTGATCAACGAGCCGAAAGTGTTGAAAAGAAAATACAAACCTTGGAAAATGATCTCCGAAAATTCAGAGATCAAATGTCGAAAATGAGGGAGGGGCCAGGCAAAAACGCAATTAAAGCCAAAGCCTTGAGGATCCTAAAACAAAAGAAGATGTACGAACAACAACTTGACAATCTAAGGGGCCAGAGTTTCAACATGGAACAGGCGAATTATGCCCACCAGGCGTTGAAAGACACGCACACCACTGTTGTAGCAATGAAAGATGGCATGAAGCAGATGAAGAAGGAATTCAAGAAGATTAACATTGATGATATTGAT GATGTTCAAGACGAGTTGGCTGATTTGATGGAACAAGCAGATGAGGTGCAGGAAGCTCTTGGCAGGAGTTACAACACTCCAGAACTAGATGAGGATGATCTTGCTGCTGAACTGGAAGCACTGGGCGATGAAATTGCCCTAGATGATGACACTAGCTACTTAGATGATGTCATAAAAGCACCAGAGGCGCCCAAGGATAAACCAGAATCAGAAAAGGATAAAAACAAG GATGGAATTCCAGTTGATGAGTTCGGGTTGCCCCAAATTCCAAGCCACACGAATTAA
- the LOC656658 gene encoding tubulin epsilon chain isoform X2, whose product MSEFIVIQVGQCGNQIGSFLLPEILQEYGVKTTTDSPAKPKRNKAELQQFMSSFFNMGPTNTTIETLSDLLKSKAKARFLCIDMEDSVVARFKSGRFRDLFDSKSLITHYPGSGNNWAEGYCSHGPKFKQKILKAIQYNVEKCDHLHGFLVLFSMGGGTGSGLGTFIVKLLADFFPHIDRFVACVYPTGTEDVITGPYNMAFATEQLLESATCVFPVENRALLDIALRHTGRYSAKNKTYFSPFRPFEDMNKIIVDMILHLTSGSRFGGKMNIDMNEINTNMVPFPKLIFLASGYSPFRLKNFNSSAHSDQLKNELFLASCSRNNQLLKVDPFDSRYMAMSLTLLGRGNYSINDMRGYIDRLKIGLCNVPPKGLDFSMFSLCNTSSTSNLFQEVLNQFTKLYQRKAHVHHYTAISGFDFDQFKECQNSISNIIEFYQEIGKRKTL is encoded by the exons atgagtGAATTCATCGTGATACAAG TCGGGCAATGTGGCAACCAAATCGGCAGTTTTCTCCTCCCGGAAATCCTCCAAGAGTATGGGGTCAAGACAACGACCGACTCCCCAGCCAAACCCAAACGAAACAAAGCGGAATTGCAGCAGTTCATGTCGAGTTTCTTCAACATGGGTCCAACGAACACAACAATTGAGACATTGAGCGACTTGTTGAAAAGTAAAGCCAAAGCGAGA TTTTTATGTATCGACATGGAGGACAGTGTGGTTGCCAGGTTCAAGTCGGGGCGATTTCGCGACTTATTCGACAGCAAATCTCTGATAACGCATTATCCCGGTTCTGGGAACAACTGGGCTGAAGGCTACTGCAGTCACGGCCCCAAATTCAAGCAAAAAATCCTCAAGGCGATCCAATACAACGTCGAGAAATGTGACCATTTGCACgggtttttggttttattttcaatGGGGGGTGGCACGGGCTCGGGGCTGGGGACTTTCATTGTGAAACTGCTTGCAGATTTCTTTCCACACATCGACCG GTTCGTAGCGTGTGTGTACCCCACAGGCACTGAAGACGTGATTACGGGCCCCTATAACATGGCTTTCGCCACGGAACAACTGCTGGAAAGTGCCACTTGTGTGTTTCCCGTTGAAAATCGGGCACTTCTGGACATTGCTTTAAGACACACGGGGCGGTACagtgctaaaaataaaacgtattTCTCTCCATTTAGGCCGTTTGAAGACATGAACAAGATAATCGTTGATATGATTTTGCATCTCACGAGTGGCTCGAGATTTGGGGGGAAAATGAACATTGATATGAATGAGATTAATACGAATATGGTGCCTTTccccaaattaatttttttagcgaGTGGATACAGCCCGTTtagactgaaaaattttaactcaaGCGCACACAG TgatcaattaaaaaacgaaCTGTTTTTAGCATCGTGTAGTAGAAACAATCAGCTATTAAAAGTCGATCCGTTTG attccaGGTACATGGCGATGAGTCTCACTTTATTGGGCAGAGGAAATTATTCAATAAATGACATGAGGGGTTACATCGATAGGTTGAAAA TCGGACTGTGCAATGTGCCCCCCAAGGGACTAGACTTTTCAATGTTTTCTCTATGCAACACCTCATCAACgtcaaatttatttcaagaagTTTTAAACCAATTTACGAAGCTATACCAAAGAAAa GCCCATGTTCATCATTACACTGCCATATCTGGGTTTGATTTTGATCAGTTCAAAGAATGCCAAAATAGCATTAGTAACATTATTGAATTTTATCAAGAAATCGGTAAGAGAAAAACTTTGTAA
- the LOC656658 gene encoding tubulin epsilon chain isoform X1, with translation MSEFIVIQVGQCGNQIGSFLLPEILQEYGVKTTTDSPAKPKRNKAELQQFMSSFFNMGPTNTTIETLSDLLKSKAKARFLCIDMEDSVVARFKSGRFRDLFDSKSLITHYPGSGNNWAEGYCSHGPKFKQKILKAIQYNVEKCDHLHGFLVLFSMGGGTGSGLGTFIVKLLADFFPHIDRFVACVYPTGTEDVITGPYNMAFATEQLLESATCVFPVENRALLDIALRHTGRYSAKNKTYFSPFRPFEDMNKIIVDMILHLTSGSRFGGKMNIDMNEINTNMVPFPKLIFLASGYSPFRLKNFNSSAHSDQLKNELFLASCSRNNQLLKVDPFDSRYMAMSLTLLGRGNYSINDMRGYIDRLKSKLHFACWSSKAVKVGLCNVPPKGLDFSMFSLCNTSSTSNLFQEVLNQFTKLYQRKAHVHHYTAISGFDFDQFKECQNSISNIIEFYQEIGKRKTL, from the exons atgagtGAATTCATCGTGATACAAG TCGGGCAATGTGGCAACCAAATCGGCAGTTTTCTCCTCCCGGAAATCCTCCAAGAGTATGGGGTCAAGACAACGACCGACTCCCCAGCCAAACCCAAACGAAACAAAGCGGAATTGCAGCAGTTCATGTCGAGTTTCTTCAACATGGGTCCAACGAACACAACAATTGAGACATTGAGCGACTTGTTGAAAAGTAAAGCCAAAGCGAGA TTTTTATGTATCGACATGGAGGACAGTGTGGTTGCCAGGTTCAAGTCGGGGCGATTTCGCGACTTATTCGACAGCAAATCTCTGATAACGCATTATCCCGGTTCTGGGAACAACTGGGCTGAAGGCTACTGCAGTCACGGCCCCAAATTCAAGCAAAAAATCCTCAAGGCGATCCAATACAACGTCGAGAAATGTGACCATTTGCACgggtttttggttttattttcaatGGGGGGTGGCACGGGCTCGGGGCTGGGGACTTTCATTGTGAAACTGCTTGCAGATTTCTTTCCACACATCGACCG GTTCGTAGCGTGTGTGTACCCCACAGGCACTGAAGACGTGATTACGGGCCCCTATAACATGGCTTTCGCCACGGAACAACTGCTGGAAAGTGCCACTTGTGTGTTTCCCGTTGAAAATCGGGCACTTCTGGACATTGCTTTAAGACACACGGGGCGGTACagtgctaaaaataaaacgtattTCTCTCCATTTAGGCCGTTTGAAGACATGAACAAGATAATCGTTGATATGATTTTGCATCTCACGAGTGGCTCGAGATTTGGGGGGAAAATGAACATTGATATGAATGAGATTAATACGAATATGGTGCCTTTccccaaattaatttttttagcgaGTGGATACAGCCCGTTtagactgaaaaattttaactcaaGCGCACACAG TgatcaattaaaaaacgaaCTGTTTTTAGCATCGTGTAGTAGAAACAATCAGCTATTAAAAGTCGATCCGTTTG attccaGGTACATGGCGATGAGTCTCACTTTATTGGGCAGAGGAAATTATTCAATAAATGACATGAGGGGTTACATCGATAGGTTGAAAAGTAAGTTACACTTTGCTTGTTGGTCAAGCAAAGCTGTTAAAGTCGGACTGTGCAATGTGCCCCCCAAGGGACTAGACTTTTCAATGTTTTCTCTATGCAACACCTCATCAACgtcaaatttatttcaagaagTTTTAAACCAATTTACGAAGCTATACCAAAGAAAa GCCCATGTTCATCATTACACTGCCATATCTGGGTTTGATTTTGATCAGTTCAAAGAATGCCAAAATAGCATTAGTAACATTATTGAATTTTATCAAGAAATCGGTAAGAGAAAAACTTTGTAA
- the Nemp gene encoding nuclear envelope integral membrane protein yields MHFITLVFLVLTAASAGRAFNVHYLHQGEKFSAGVQRMPPEFHIFCYAGKPKYLIHIWQSVMLQLDHKSGDYTQYDGPSPDAVMEEFNANRYSWNLNLFTNKQKQMHLDPFNESCIGIDSRESYTVTLNVIRIDYWKVLLLLGGISLFLTANRLSRNTLFYYICGISLGICTSFLILIYLISRLFPRKPIMYGVAAFGWTVGIYLLQLLWDNVRVILLNYKSYVVWYTLITGFISFIICYRWGPIENERSRNLIRWALQGAGLIAIFFSTQFQEAAMGQIVALLLFHNVPSTWLLKPKTYWKKRFPPKIKPLTNDEYYEQGVRETTKALEDLRKYCSSPECKQWQVAMKLKDVKRFASFMEGNSHLSDEEILEYETSIHTTDLTDDESEYTEDEQCF; encoded by the exons ATGCACTTTATTACTTTAGTCTTTTTGGTTCTCACGGCCGCTTCCGCGGGTCGGGCCTTCAATG ttCATTACTTGCATCAGGGGGAGAAGTTCTCAGCTGGGGTGCAAAGGATGCCCCCAgagtttcatattttttgctACGCGGGCAAGCCCAAGTATTTGATACACATTTGGCAAAGTGTTATG CTCCAGTTGGATCATAAATCCGGTGATTATACTCAATATGACGGTCCGTCCCCTGATGCCGTTATGGAAGAATTCAATGCCAATAGGTACAGttggaatttaaatttatttacaaataagCAGAAGCAAATGCATTTGGACCCATTCAATGAGAGCTGTATTGGAATAGACAGCAGGGAGAGCTACACAGTGACCCTAAATGTAATCA GAATAGATTACTGGAAAGTGCTTCTTCTACTGGGGGGCATTTCCCTCTTTCTTACAGCAAACAGACTGAGCAGAAACACCCtgttttattacatttgtgGCATTTCACTCGGAATTTGTACTTCGTTCCTGAttctcatttatttaattagcaGACTTTTCCCGAGG AAACCAATAATGTACGGAGTGGCTGCGTTTGGATGGACGGTCGGAATCTACCTTTTGCAACTTTTGTGGGACAACGTCCGTgtcattttactaaattacAAATCCTACGTTGTGTGGTACACTCTAATAACTGGTTTTATCAGTTTCATAA TTTGCTACAGATGGGGCCCCATAGAGAACGAGAGAAGCCGCAATTTGATCCGATGGGCCCTGCAAGGGGCTGGtcttattgcaatttttttcagcaCCCAATTCCAGGAGGCGGCAATGGGTCAAATCGTTGCCCTTTTACTCTTCCACAACGTGCCATCAACGTGGCTTTTAAAACCGAAAACATACTG gAAAAAACGATTTCCGCCGAAAATTAAACCACTAACTAACGACGAGTATTACGAGCAGGGAGTTAGGGAAACAACGAAAGCGTTGGAGGATTTGAGGAAATATTGCTCAAGTCCTGAGTGTAAGCAGTGGCAAGTTGCTATGAAATTGAAAGATGTCAAAAG atttgcGTCGTTTATGGAAGGCAATTCGCATTTGAGTGATGAGGAAATTCTAGAGTACGAAACGTCGATCCACACGACGGATTTAACGGACGATGAGAGTGAATATACGGAGGATGAGCAGTGTTTTTAA
- the ics gene encoding ras suppressor protein 1 yields the protein MNQAPVSCLPNTSKMSKAKKVLDEAREIRNLEIDLADKAISSFEETPGLLNMTYITRLTLSHNKIKSVPPALANLTNLEILNLTNNHIEELPLSLSSMPKLRILNLAINRLYNLPRGFGAFPVLEVLDLTYNNLNEKSLPGNFFMMETLRALYLGDNDFEYLPPEVKNLKNLQILVLRENDLIELPRELGELTRLRELHVQGNRLTILPPELGNLDMTSNKSVFRFEGNEWVAPIADQLQLGVGHLMEYLRSEAYRITYNRYSTNKPQVPPPCVDKAKKISRIR from the exons ATGAATCAAGCACCAGTTTCGTGCCTTCCAAACACAAGCAAAATGTCTAAGGCTAAAAAGGTTTTAGACGAAGCTCGGGAAATAAGAAATCTCGAAATTGATTTGGCCGATAAGGCCATTTCTTCGTTCGAAGAAACACCAGGTTTAC ttaatatGACTTACATTACCAGGCTTACGCTAAGCCACAACAAGATCAAAT CCGTACCGCCGGCTCTTGCAAACTTGACGAACCTCGAAATTTTGAACTTAACAAACAACCACATTGAGGAACTCCCCCTTTCTTTATCATCAATGCCAAAGTTACGAATTCTCAACTTGGCAATCAATCGTCTTTATAATCTTCCTCGCGGCTTTGGCGCCTTTCCAGTTCTTGAAGTTCTCGATCTGACTTACAACAATTTGAACGAAAAATCACTCCCAGGAAATTTCTTCATGATGG AAACGTTACGAGCCCTGTATTTGGGCGACAACGACTTTGAGTACCTACCTCCCGAGgtgaaaaatctcaaaaacttgCAGATT TTGGTTTTGAGGGAAAACGATTTGATTGAGTTACCAAGAGAGTTGGGGGAGCTGACGAGACTGCGTGAGCTCCATGTGCAAGGAAATCGCCTCACGATACTGCCCCCTGAACTCGGGAATCTCGACATGACGTCGAATAAGTCTGTTTTTAGGTTTGAAGGCAATGAATGGGTGGCTCCTATCGCGGATCAGTTGCAACTAGGAGTCGGGCATTTGATGGAATATTTGCGCTCAGAGGCTTACAGAAT AACGTACAATCGCTACTCGACTAATAAACCACAAGTTCCACCACCTTGCGTCGACAAAGCGAAAAAAATATCGCGAATACGTTGA
- the LOC103315046 gene encoding uncharacterized protein LOC103315046 isoform X1, producing MVSNAKRMKYVSENDYSSSDGENVDDGDFSQHNRRMGGRRTKGLSRNAIMARENRLKKKIYITNLEKEVGHLKTENANYSKVIESQSLLIADLKKEIKYLKSVIANSADIGNLIKNIHHSTGMSVTTSLDQSLSLNVSKPKQAIARKTAHPWEEKRYPSFPTPESDFLSSPHSESGLNDFTDDLFNNIELDDFMGVTDTILDPVSNETSEENLHLKEHNYTTNEDEDDVGVCLHVSRHKVSLEFCATCSENAQQAWND from the exons ATGGTTTCAAACGCTAAACGTATGAAATACGTTTCGGAAAACGACTATTCCTCGTCAGATGGGGAAAATGTTGACGATGGGGACTTTTCTCAACACAACAGAAGA ATGGGTGGGCGTAGGACCAAGGGGCTGTCACGGAACGCGATAATGGCCCGCGAAAATCGCCTTAAAAAGAAAATCTACATCACAAATCTTGAAAAAGAAGTTGGGCATTTGAAAACCGAGAATGCTAATTATTCCAAAGTGATTGAAAGTCAGTCGTTGCTTATCGCTGATTTAAAGAAAGAAATCAAATACTTGAAAAGTGTGATTGCAAATAGTGCAGATATTGgcaatttgataaaaaatatccaCCACAGTACAGGTATGTCAGTCACAACATCCTTGGATCAGAGTTTATCTTTGAATGTTTCAAAGCCAAAGCAAGCTATAGCTAGAAAAACAGCACACCCATGGGAGGAAAAACGTTACCCGAGTTTTCCCACACCTGAATCAGATTTTCTCTCAAGTCCACACTCTGAAAGTGGATTGAATGATTTTACTGACGATCTGTTCAATAATATTGAACTTGATGATTTTATGGGGGTCACTGATACGATTCTAGACCCTGTTTCGAATGAAACGAGTGAGGAGAACTTGCATTTAAAAGAGCACAATTATACTACGAATGAAGACGAAGACGATGTTGGAGTATGTTTACACGTTTCAAGACACAAGGTCTCGCTAGAGTTTTGCGCCACCTGCAGCGAAAACGCCCAACAAGCCTGGAACgactga
- the LOC103315046 gene encoding uncharacterized protein LOC103315046 isoform X2, with protein MVSNAKRMKYVSENDYSSSDGENVDDGDFSQHNRRMGGRRTKGLSRNAIMARENRLKKKIYITNLEKEVGHLKTENANYSKVIESQSLLIADLKKEIKYLKSVIANSADIGNLIKNIHHSTAKASYS; from the exons ATGGTTTCAAACGCTAAACGTATGAAATACGTTTCGGAAAACGACTATTCCTCGTCAGATGGGGAAAATGTTGACGATGGGGACTTTTCTCAACACAACAGAAGA ATGGGTGGGCGTAGGACCAAGGGGCTGTCACGGAACGCGATAATGGCCCGCGAAAATCGCCTTAAAAAGAAAATCTACATCACAAATCTTGAAAAAGAAGTTGGGCATTTGAAAACCGAGAATGCTAATTATTCCAAAGTGATTGAAAGTCAGTCGTTGCTTATCGCTGATTTAAAGAAAGAAATCAAATACTTGAAAAGTGTGATTGCAAATAGTGCAGATATTGgcaatttgataaaaaatatccaCCACAGTACAG CCAAAGCAAGCTATAGCTAG
- the LOC103315045 gene encoding UPF0389 protein CG9231 has protein sequence MNSILNTLLIKTQHILLSSQNNNVYGVRKEHSDSSKYAGTGHRVNNLEKKFLVWTGKYKTVEEVPAYVAQNVVERARNRMRIRIANYMMAATALACLGMVYLGKQAAQRGESVAQQNIEWHRRFNEDTKKEQ, from the exons ATGAATTCAATACTcaacactttattaataaagacTCAACATATATTGTTAAGTTcccaaaataataatgtttacgGTGTGAGAAAAGAACACTCAGACTCCTCAAAATATGCTGGTACAGGTCACAGGGTTAACAATTtggaaaagaaatttttagtaTGGACTGGTAAATACAAGACTGTTGAGGAAGTGCCTGCTTATGTAGC gcAAAATGTTGTGGAACGGGCTAGGAATAGAATGCGTATCAGGATCGCCAATTACATGATGGCTGCAACAGCTTTAGCGTGTCTTGGTATGGTTTATTTGGGCAAACAAGCAGCACAAAGGGGTGAAAGTGTCGCCCAACAAAATATCGAATGGCATCGCCGTTTTAATGAGGATACCAAGAAGGAACAGTAG
- the LOC656241 gene encoding bifunctional purine biosynthesis protein ATIC, producing the protein MATGGNLALLSVSNKTGLISLGKNLKDLGFTLVASGGTAKSLREAGLAVKDVSEISGAPEILGGRVKTLHPAVHGGILARLIPSDQEDLKRQKIDMIRVVVCNLYPFVETVSNPNVTIADAVENIDIGGVTLLRAAAKNHSRVTVVCDPSDYDKIITEMRSTPNKDTTAQTRQTLALKAFTHTSDYDLAITDYFRKQYSAGVSQLTLRYGMNPHQKPAQIFTTLSKLPLTVVNGAPGFINLCDALNGWQLVKELKAGLGLPAATSFKHVSPAGAAVAVPLDSTQAKVCMVDDIFSELTPISTAYARARGADRMSSFGDFVALSDPCDVITARIISREVSDGIIAPGFTPEALEILRKKKNGNYCVLQIDPSYEPDPIERKVLFGLTLEQQRNNAVINKSLFTNIVTKNKSLPDGAVRDLIVATIALKYTQSNSVCYAKDGQVIGIGAGQQSRIHCTRLAGDKADNWWIRQHPKVINMKFRKGVKRAEISNAIDNYVNGTVGKDMDRKVFESMYDEVPTELTQAEKRAWLDQLKGVAVGSDAFFPFRDNVDRARLSGVSYIGAPAGSTNDAEVIVACNEHNITLAHTNLRLFHH; encoded by the exons ATGGCAACAGGTGGTAATTTGG CTCTTTTGTCGGTTTCCAACAAAACCGGTCTCATATCCCTCGGGAAAAACCTTAAAGATTTGGGTTTTACCCTTGTGGCAAGTGGTGGTACTGCGAAGAGTCTCAGGGAGGCGGGGCTCGCTGTTAAGGATGTCTCAGAGATTTCTGGAGCTCCTGAGATACTGGGAGGAAGGGTGAAGACGCTGCATCCGGCAGTGCACGGAGGGATTTTAGCTAG ACTTATCCCCTCAGATCAGGAGGATTTGAAGAGACAAAAAATCGATATGATCCGAGTCGTGGTTTGTAACTTGTATCCATTCGTTGAAACAGTTTCAAACCCAAATGTTACAATCGCCGATGCTGTTGAAAACATCGACATTGGCGGCGTTACTCTGCTCAGAGCCGCCGCCAAAAACCACTCAAGAGTCACCGTAGTCTGTGACCCTTCAGACTACGATAAAATCATCACAGAAATGCGTAGCACCCCCAATAAAGACACCACAGCTCAGACTCG tCAAACTCTGGCTCTTAAGGCCTTCACACACACCTCAGACTATGACCTAGCCATTACAGACTATTTCAGAAAACAGTATTCGGCCGGAGTTTCGCAACTTACGTTGCGTTATGGCATGAATCCGCACCAAAAACCGGCGCAAATTTTTACTACTTTATCCAAACTACCGTTAACAGTAGTGAACGGAGCCCCCGGTTTTATTAACTTGTGTGATGCCCTCAATGGATGGCAGTTGGTTAAGGAACTTAAGGCGGGTTTGGGGCTCCCGGCAGCTACGagttttaaacacgtatcgCCAGCGGGAGCGGCTGTGGCTGTTCCTCTAGATAGCACTCAG GCGAAAGTATGTATGGTCGACGATATTTTCTCCGAACTAACCCCCATCTCTACGGCCTATGCGCGGGCCCGTGGAGCGGACCGTATGTCATCTTTCGGTGACTTTGTCGCTCTTTCCGACCCTTGCGACGTAATCACGGCCCGAATCATCTCCAGAGAGGTGTCCGATGGAATCATCGCTCCAGGTTTCACACCTGAAGCTTTGGAAATTTTGAGGAAGAAGAAGAATGGCAATTACTGTGTCCTTCAAATAGACCCCAGTTACGAACCCGATCCAATTGAACGCAAAGTCCTGTTCGGCCTTACTCTGGAACAGCAGAGAAACAACGCTGTTATCAACAAATCTCTCTTTACCAACATTGTCACCAAGAATAAGTCTTTGCCGGATGGAGCCGTTCGTGACTTGATTGTGGCCACCATAGCCTTGAAATACACACAAAGTAACTCGGTTTGTTACGCGAAAGATGGGCAAGTTATTGGGATTGGAGCGGGACAACAATCTAGGATTCATTGTACGAGGCTTGCAGGGGATAAGGCTGATAACTGGTGGATCAGACAGCACCCGAAAGTTATCAATATGAAGTTCAGGAAAGGGGTGAAAAGGGCTGAGATTTCAAACGCGATAGATAACTACGTTAACGGGACTGTTGGCAAAGATATGGATCGGAAAGTGTTCGAATCGATGTATGATGAAGTACCGACTGAGTTGACTCAAGCTGAGAAAAGGGCATGGTTGGATCAATTGAAGGGTGTTGCTGTTGGGTCAGATGCCTTTTTCCCCTTCCGGGATAACGTGGATAGGGCCCGTCTG AGTGGGGTCTCCTACATTGGGGCTCCCGCCGGTTCTACAAATGACGCCGAAGTCATTGTTGCGTGCAACGAACACAACATTACTTTGGCCCACACAAACTTGCGGCTCTTCCACCACTAA